A single region of the Fusarium keratoplasticum isolate Fu6.1 chromosome 7, whole genome shotgun sequence genome encodes:
- a CDS encoding Peptidase A1 domain-containing protein, with protein sequence MMHAFHHLAVLLIGSLPASASTLPHPGGYRHVNASCSRSVAVPAVWNGFGYLFNITVGTPPQELTMLSDWTWMSLFVRSGRCLNQYDPSLCLGPSGQTWFDERASTSFANTSLPQLSWPLTAFAPNFTVDYGTDDVCIGDVCSAGTVLQVSDFPYPGEGIPKVPFGGIFGMAPVTAGLNETFYPANYQAWKAGRLGSRVGWNSCAALASSDPCLGGEAKLVFGGTDSSLYDNDTLRIYEIQNPDWLSDAFYPLTPPRENYWTTPLTGSWIFGTSEEESRNFAVPFSGSNGSNVTPLAVLDEGSEGLGAPLSLNAYNWLVDQVRGTLASNDTIEEIHAQGSSGFNTAEQDWYTVSCGEIDSYPELVYELNGHTNYTIPPHDYVTKIGDSSTCYLNVNVWKYGRTEDGNAKVALLGLAFLKRVYVVLDFETQSFGLAPLSM encoded by the coding sequence ATGATGCATGCGTTTCACCATCTCGCCGTGCTGCTGATCGGCAGCCTACCCGCATCCGCTTCTACCCTCCCACATCCCGGCGGTTACCGCCATGTCAATGCCAGCTGCAGCAGAAGCGTTGCAGTACCCGCGGTATGGAACGGGTTCGGGTACCTGTTCAACATCACCGTGGGTACTCCTCCGCAGGAGCTGACGATGCTCAGTGACTGGACGTGGATGTCTCTCTTTGTCAGATCAGGAAGGTGTCTCAACCAATACGACCCTTCTCTGTGTCTCGGCCCCTCTGGTCAGACATGGTTCGATGAGAGAGCGTCTACCTCATTCGCCAACACGTCGTTGCCTCAACTGTCATGGCCGCTTACGGCCTTCGCCCCGAACTTCACCGTTGACTACGGAACGGATGACGTGTGCATCGGCGACGTCTGCTCCGCCGGTACGGTCCTACAGGTGTCAGATTTCCCGTACCCCGGTGAGGGGATCCCCAAGGTCCCATTCGGCGGCATATTCGGCATGGCCCCGGTTACGGCCGGTCTCAACGAAACGTTCTACCCTGCCAATTACCAGGCATGGAAGGCGGGGAGACTCGGTTCTCGCGTGGGCTGGAACTCCTGTGCCGCACTGGCATCGTCTGATCCGTGTCTCGGTGGTGAGGCGAAGCTCGTTTTTGGCGGTACTGATTCGTCTTTGTACGATAATGATACCCTGCGGATATACGAGATCCAGAATCCAGACTGGTTATCCGATGCCTTCTACCCGCTTACACCCCCACGGGAAAACTACTGGACGACTCCACTGACAGGCAGTTGGATCTTTGGAACCTCAGAGGAAGAGTCTCGGAACTTTGCGGTTCCTTTTAGCGGCTCTAACGGTAGCAATGTCACTCCGCTTGCAGTTCTTGACGAGGGCTCTGAGGGTCTCGGTGCACCTCTGTCGCTCAACGCCTACAATTGGCTAGTCGATCAAGTAAGAGGCACTCTTGCATCGAACGATACCATTGAAGAGATCCATGCCCAAGGATCATCAGGATTCAATACCGCCGAGCAGGATTGGTACACCGTATCCTGCGGCGAAATCGACAGCTACCCTGAGCTTGTCTACGAGCTCAATGGGCACACCAACTACACTATTCCCCCACACGATTATGTCACCAAGATCGGCGACTCGTCTACATGTTATCTTAACGTCAACGTTTGGAAGTATGGTCGTACTGAAGATGGAAACGCCAAGGTGGCTCTGCTGGGTCTTGCGTTCTTGAAGCGGGTGTACGTGGTGTTGGATTTTGAGACTCAATCCTTTGGGCTTGCGCCTCTTTCTATGTAG
- a CDS encoding Oxidored-FMN domain-containing protein, with protein MTLSHSKSTLPVVDVPTGTAASPDEETPTLFTPIKIRGLELQNRFVVSPMGTWSAQDGHLTEFHLMHLGSFAFRGVPLTIVESTAVAANGRTSPQDSGLWQDSQIEPLKRVADFVHGQGQKIGIQLNHAGVKAGMIAPRFLPKGELKVATKQDGGWPDNVWGPSAIPHTEAHAMPGSLNLEGIEALIQSFADAARRAIKAGLDFIEIHGAHGYLINQFLSPLTNKRTDEYGGSFENRVRFLVRVIKGIRAVVPDSVPLSLRISAIEWMEWSGEPSWDLDQSIRLAKLLPALGVDILDVSSGGNHKDQKIDVHPNYQLDLARTIRAALREERLDLLVAAVGFIHTPQTAHDVVQLDKEDGVQADLAFIGRQFLKEPEFVLKTAQELGVEIQWPYQYDMIGLNTHWGRSFF; from the exons ATGACACTCTCTCATTCAAAATCGACTCTGCCGGTGGTGGATGTTCCAACTGGAACTGCTGCCAGCCCAGATGAAGAGACACCAACTCTGTTCACCCCAATCAAGATTCGAGGCCTGGAACTCCAAAACCGTTTCGTCGTCTCGCCCATGGGAACTTGGAGTGCTCAAGACGGCCACTTGACCGAATTTCACCTCATGCATCTGGGTTCATTCGCATTCCGAGGCGTCCCCCTGACCATTGTCGAGTCCACGGCAGTGGCTGCCAACGGGCGAACCTCTCCTCAAGACTCGGGTCTCTGGCAAGACAGCCAGATCGAGCCGCTGAAGCGCGTGGCTGACTTTGTCCATGGTCAGGGCCAGAAGATTGGCATTCAACTAAACCATGCTGGTGTCAAGGCTGGCATGATTGCACCGAGGTTCTTGCCTAAGGGGGAACTCAAGGTGGCTACTAAGCAGGATGGTGGATGGCCAGACAATGTTTGGGGGCCCAGTGCGATCCCTCACACTGAGGCACATGCCATGCCAGGGAGCTTGAATCTTGAGGGAATTGAGGCTTTGATCCAGAGTTTTGCAGATGCTGCTCGAAgagccatcaaggctggtcTTG ATTTTATCGAGATCCACGGAGCCCACGGCTACCTTATCAACCAGTTCTTGTCCCCTTTGACCAACAAACGCACGGATGAGTATGGTGGGAGCTTCGAGAACCGCGTTCGCTTCCTCGTTCGAGTCATCAAAGGGATCCGGGCAGTTGTCCCCGACAGTGTCCCGTTGTCACTCCGGATATCCGCAATCGAGTGGATGGAATGGAGCGGTGAGCCATCGTGGGATCTTGACCAATCCATAAGGTTGGCCAAACTTCTGCCCGCGCTTGGTGTCGACATCTTGGATGTATCATCAGGTGGTAACCACAAAGATCAAAAGATCGACGTTCATCCCAACTACCAGCTTGACCTAGCCAGGACCATCCGAGCTGCGTTGAGAGAAGAGCGCCTGGATTTGCTCGTTGCCGCGGTGGGGTTTATCCACACGCCGCAGACTGCTCACGATGTTGTGCAGCTTGACAAGGAAGACGGTGTGCAGGCGGATCTGGCATTTATAGGGAGACAGTTTCTCAAAGAACCCGAGTTTGTTCTCAAGACTGCCCAGGAGCTGGGGGTTGAGATCCAGTGGCCGTACCAGTACGACATGATTGGTTTGAACACTCACTGGGGACGATCGTTCTTTTAG
- a CDS encoding Abhydrolase-3 domain-containing protein has product MTAHGFWQYLRLKAIVSLIRFFNYLGTRRHLQPSPSCDRKQIRIPSRQLGRFIDAWIYHPPNYNKDEPRGLVINWHGGGYVMPNLGQDHSFCEQIAREANVLVLDADYRKGPEHPFPGATEDVQDVLRWVQSQPRVFDLDYVALSGFSSGGNLALVASSELRREFQDINIRAVYAFYPGTDLSIPSEAKSVPEPIVPIPSWALRVFFDSYIPQLEDRKSPKASPIYAEESSFPPHILLFICSGDILCPEAEVFGQKLSRAGCGIEVVKMEGAGHGFDKDALARVFKPEEKKRAYAKVIQSLKAIM; this is encoded by the coding sequence ATGACAGCTCACGGCTTTTGGCAGTATCTTAGGCTCAAAGCCATTGTTTCTTTGATTCGCTTCTTCAACTACCTTGGCACTCGTCGTCATTTGCAACCGTCTCCATCTTGCGACCGTAAACAAATCCGCATTCCGTCTAGGCAACTTGGTCGATTTATTGACGCTTGGATCTATCATCCCCCCAACTACAACAAAGACGAGCCTAGAGGACTCGTCATCAACTGGCATGGAGGCGGCTATGTTATGCCGAATCTGGGCCAGGACCATTCGTTCTGCGAACAGATAGCCCGCGAAGCCAATGTCCTCGTGCTGGACGCAGATTACCGCAAAGGACCGGAACATCCATTCCCTGGGGCTACTGAGGACGTCCAAGATGTATTGCGATGGGTCCAGAGCCAGCCTCGCGTCTTTGACCTCGACTACGTTGCTCTGTCTGGATTCAGCTCCGGGGGGAACCTGGCACTGGTCGCATCCTCTGAGTTGAGACGCGAGTTCCAAGACATCAACATTAGGGCAGTTTATGCGTTCTACCCAGGAACCGACCTTAGCATCCCCTCAGAGGCCAAGTCGGTCCCGGAACCGATTGTGCCGATTCCTTCCTGGGCACTGCGCGTGTTCTTTGACAGTTACATTCCCCAACTTGAGGATCGAAAGTCACCAAAAGCTTCCCCAATCTACGCCGAAGAGTCATCTTTCCCCCCGCATATTCTTCTCTTTATCTGCTCTGGAGATATCCTCTGTCCCGAAGCCGAGGTGTTTGGGCAGAAGCTGTCGCGTGCTGGCTGTGGTATCGAAGTCGTCAAGATGGAAGGGGCTGGGCACGGATTCGACAAGGATGCCCTTGCACGTGTTttcaagccagaggaaaagaaaagagcaTATGCAAAGGTTATTCAGAGTCTGAAAGCGATAATGTAG
- a CDS encoding NmrA domain-containing protein, translating to MSCYQNIAVTGASGNIGKVVVKELLASNFNVIALQRPTSTATFPDGVQVRRVIHDSFDSWRAALEGQDAFISFLVPPVTEYQILAADAAAAAKVKRFIPSEWGMNTTILGDTIFGKLLSDKTSTQAHLEKLAKENDLFSWTGISTGLWFDWGLEHLSLGFDKNTMTADISDSGYERFQTTNLSFVAKVVAVILKNPAQASNKYITIASFNISQKEILALAEKVSGKKWTLKSCKVDDVQRAAEKDLANGNIEAAFYPLLHGRLFRDGADLSLQPGQNFAQEVLGFSEEDPVDAIKGWLEK from the exons ATGTCGTGCTATCAAAACATTGCCGTCACCGGA GCATCCGGAAATATTGGAAAGGTCGTGGTGAAAGAGCTCTTGGcctccaacttcaacgtCATCGCCTTGCAAAGACCAACTTCCACGGCTACTTTCCCTGATGGGGTTCAAGTTCGGAGGGTCATCCATGACTCGTTTGACTCTTGGAGGGCAGCTCTCGAAGGCCAGGATGCATTCATCTCTTTTCTGGTCCCACCCGTAACGGAATATCAAATCTTGGCTGCcgacgctgctgctgctgccaaggtgAAGCGCTTCATTCCATCGGAATGGGGAATGAACACGACGATTCTGGGAGACACAATCTTTGGCAAACTGCTTTCCGACAAGACATCTACGCAAGCCCATTTGGAAAAACTCGCAAAGGAAAATGATCTTTTCTCTTGGACAGGTATTTCCACTGGATTGTGGTTTGACTGG GGGCTGGAGCACCTATCCCTAGGATTTGATAAAAACACCATGACGGCAGACATCTCTGACTCAGGTTATGAAAGATTTCAGACGACCAACCTTAGTTTTGTGGCCAAGGTTGTGGCCGTTATCCTCAAGAATCCAGCCCAAGCGTCAAACAAGTACATCACGATTGCCTCGTTCAACATTTCCCAAAAGGAAATCCTTGCACTTGCAGAGAAAGTCTCTGGGAAGAAATGGACTCTAAAGTCTTgcaaggttgatgatgtccaGAGAGCTGCTGAAAAGGATCTGGCCAACGGCAATATCGAGGCAGCATTCTATCCTTTGTTGCATGGTCGACTCTTTCGAGATGGCGCTGACCTGTCGCTTCAGCCCGGGCAGAACTTTGCTCAGGAAGTGCTGGGCTTCTCGGAAGAGGATCCAGTCGATGCGATCAAGGGTTGGCTTGAGAAGTAG
- a CDS encoding Lactamase-B domain-containing protein — protein MSPTAQTTCFSASRLNDTTFVICEDDKWSENPLIYAKLFPNSLVLIDTGCGGAAKDPTVEIRSLRTFIETYPVSDNEDEPLNKNGTRNYVVICTHCHYDHIGGIEEFTDSKSAIWASSFDKDFIQGPDRLPESSLCRFVGMETPNYQVTGWANDGQSLVNRQGEDLGLKFYHTPGHTPDQLAIWDHQERFLFVGDSIYEWAAILFPREGNVTTYSKTIGKMKKLVQGWNQEAGTTGDAFAPRVRMACGHNTRNEDALELLEEVDRVLLAAVEQRIQPIDKGINREEQSELYEDGNGRISFFGSAAGFTDLRNNAEAVEEMRKRCGL, from the exons ATGTCTCCGACCGCGCAAACGACCTGCTTCTCTGCAAGCAGACTCAACGACACAACCTTTGTCATCTGTGAAGACGACAAATGGAGCGAGAATCCACTCATTTACGCGAAACTCTTTCCGAATAGCTTGGTACTGATCGACACTGGCTGTGGCGGCGCAGCCAAGGATCCAACCGTTGAAATCAGATCTCTGCGGACTTTCATCGAGACTTATCCGGTCTCTGATAACGAAGATGAGCCACTGAACAAGAATGGAACGAGGAACTATGTCGTAATTTGTACTCACTGCCATTATGATCACATCG GTGGCATAGAAGAATTCACAGACAGCAAGAGTGCTATTTGGGCAAGTTCGTTCGACAAGGACTTCATTCAAGGCCCAGACCGCCTTCCAGAATCATCTCTTTGTCGCTTCGTCGGTATGGAGACACCAAACTACCAAGTCACAGGATGGGCCAACGATGGCCAAAGCTTGGTAAACCGTCAAGGTGAGGATTTGGGGTTAAAGTTTTACCACACGCCCGGCCACACTCCGGACCAACTGGCCATATGGGATCACCAAGAGCGATTTCTCTTTGTCGGTGACTCCATTTATGAGTGGGCAGCTATCTTGTTTCCGCGGGAGGGAAATGTCACCACCTATAGTAAGACCATTGGAAAAATGAAGAAGCTGGTTCAGGGATGGAATCAAGAGGCTG GAACCACCGGCGATGCGTTTGCACCGCGAGTGAGAATGGCATGCGGCCACAACACCCGTAACGAAGATGCTCTggagctgctcgaggaggtcgaCCGAGTTTTATTGGCTGCAGTTGAGCAAAGAATCCAGCCAATAGATAAGGGCATCAATCGAGAAGAGCAGTCGGAACTGTATGAGGATGGAAATGGGCGCATTTCTTTCTTTGGAAGTGCAGCTGGCTTTACAGACTTACGGAACAATGCGGAAGCAGTCGAAGAGATGCGTAAGCGATGCGGACTTTGA